One Keratinibaculum paraultunense genomic window carries:
- a CDS encoding ABC transporter transmembrane domain-containing protein: MKDKNVISGIEIFKLTISYLISSIIYLAIPYFNKVLIDFASNPSANISYINIIVIIILTFFIQAFIFYFGNYLSAKYRNKVDKKLKMFLFKSQLDMNKADYNAIDKGMVTNLYISDSSNVAVAILNYKVFIITSILQIVIVLGFMFYVNVKLALISFLFMPLYLLSINLNIKKIADANKKSIVSQDIYINDLKNYINNKADINLTKSETYFEKLYDETLTEWIKNRNNYDFWYILVNRIPIFISIIAPLVILWAGAIAVHQNRLSLGTLVMFSQYTAFLFEPLTNLSQTLTEKKAYKPFFDRLEKFLYYNSDSNYKYEKLFCKLDNFIEIKNTEIYNVKKELLYEANIVIPKKGFYIIKGANGSGKSMLFNIMTGLISSDQLKVKNNGIFKMDESFKSKISILSYPLFFFRATVLDNILLGNSHNSCEIKYFNDIFRLPPLNKKIEIDPLNISSGEGQKICLTRIFIQGFPCVLLDEPTTNLEKDTINALYKHINSEKEKQLIIIITHDNTFDNIADAIFCIENKQLFRKDHDKNMLF; encoded by the coding sequence ATGAAAGATAAGAATGTTATTTCAGGAATAGAAATTTTTAAATTAACCATAAGTTACTTAATTTCAAGTATAATATATCTTGCTATTCCTTACTTTAATAAAGTATTGATAGATTTTGCTAGTAATCCATCTGCTAATATCTCATATATAAATATTATCGTAATTATTATTTTGACTTTTTTTATACAAGCATTCATATTCTATTTTGGTAATTATCTAAGTGCAAAGTATAGAAATAAAGTTGATAAAAAGCTAAAAATGTTTTTATTCAAGTCACAATTAGATATGAATAAAGCCGATTATAATGCTATAGATAAGGGAATGGTTACCAATTTATATATTTCAGATTCAAGTAATGTAGCAGTAGCTATTCTTAATTATAAAGTTTTTATTATAACAAGTATATTACAAATAGTAATAGTATTGGGATTTATGTTCTATGTTAATGTAAAACTTGCTTTAATATCATTTTTGTTTATGCCATTATACTTATTATCTATAAACTTGAATATAAAAAAGATAGCAGATGCTAACAAAAAATCCATTGTTTCACAGGATATATATATAAATGATTTAAAAAATTATATAAATAATAAAGCAGATATAAATTTAACAAAGAGTGAAACTTATTTTGAAAAATTATATGATGAAACTCTTACAGAATGGATTAAAAATAGGAATAATTATGATTTTTGGTATATACTCGTAAATCGTATTCCCATTTTTATTTCTATTATTGCTCCTCTTGTAATTCTTTGGGCAGGTGCAATAGCAGTTCACCAAAATAGATTATCATTAGGAACATTAGTTATGTTCAGTCAATATACTGCTTTTCTTTTTGAACCGCTTACTAATCTTTCTCAAACTTTGACAGAAAAGAAGGCATATAAGCCATTTTTTGATCGTTTAGAAAAATTTTTATATTATAATAGCGATAGCAATTATAAATATGAGAAGCTATTTTGTAAATTAGACAACTTTATAGAAATTAAAAATACAGAGATATATAATGTAAAAAAAGAATTACTATATGAGGCAAATATAGTAATTCCAAAAAAAGGATTTTATATTATTAAAGGAGCTAATGGTAGTGGAAAATCTATGCTCTTTAATATAATGACAGGGCTTATCTCTTCCGATCAATTAAAAGTAAAAAATAATGGAATATTTAAAATGGATGAGAGTTTTAAAAGTAAAATATCAATATTAAGTTATCCATTATTTTTTTTTAGAGCAACAGTATTAGACAATATTCTTCTTGGGAATAGTCATAATAGTTGTGAAATTAAATATTTTAACGATATTTTTCGATTGCCACCTTTAAATAAAAAGATTGAAATTGATCCATTAAATATATCAAGTGGGGAAGGTCAAAAGATTTGTCTAACTAGAATATTCATTCAAGGATTTCCATGTGTTCTTTTAGATGAACCTACTACAAATTTAGAAAAAGATACGATTAATGCTTTATATAAACATATAAATTCTGAAAAGGAAAAACAGCTAATTATTATAATTACACATGATAATACCTTTGATAATATTGCTGATGCAATATTTTGCATAGAAAATAAACAACTTTTTAGAAAAGATCATGATAAAAATATGTTATTTTAA
- a CDS encoding radical SAM/SPASM domain-containing protein, with protein MNREEYICSKYNLVYNIGENQNIIFNTLTQGMMLFEDIYVQKMLNPSTLCDHEFNLMKKYGFIVKENYEDMLLKANYQRERFNYKVIGITIELTNSCNFLCKYCYQPHEKRYLSRSGADEILKWIENKLKEGVKIVKIHWFGGEPLLNIEIAFYMQKQIEKLLDIYSFKYFSAITTNGYLIDECYEKWLKDMNINRYEITLDGIELMHDYSRPLLSGNGTFKKILENIHLLINSKEEVSIRYNVNKLNTDIRSFISLLKGEELLDKTYLYFQQTTKFQNSSEIDNYYFSSLEEYALALSNIYNVLYENKLPIPRYSSYGVNCKFDCINHFLINTDLELVRCSSTESNESSMIGKIVNGLIDENINVTNEKIAYDPFIKEKCINCKVLPFCKGGCYLLQKTGRNECIPEKYILEDYVKLLYREAIRDVSSNER; from the coding sequence TTGAATAGAGAAGAGTATATATGTTCTAAATATAATTTAGTTTATAATATTGGTGAAAATCAAAATATTATATTTAATACTTTGACTCAAGGTATGATGCTTTTCGAAGATATTTATGTTCAAAAAATGTTAAATCCGAGTACTCTTTGTGATCATGAATTTAATCTTATGAAGAAATATGGTTTCATAGTTAAAGAAAATTATGAAGATATGCTTTTAAAGGCAAATTATCAAAGGGAACGTTTTAATTATAAAGTAATAGGAATAACTATTGAATTGACAAATTCGTGTAATTTTCTTTGTAAGTACTGCTATCAACCTCATGAAAAACGATACCTTTCACGAAGTGGAGCCGATGAAATCTTAAAATGGATAGAGAATAAATTAAAAGAAGGTGTAAAAATTGTTAAGATTCATTGGTTTGGTGGCGAGCCATTGCTGAATATTGAAATTGCCTTTTACATGCAAAAACAAATAGAGAAATTACTTGATATATATTCATTCAAATATTTTTCTGCAATAACAACTAATGGTTATTTGATTGATGAATGTTATGAAAAATGGTTAAAAGATATGAATATAAACAGATATGAAATAACTTTAGATGGGATTGAATTAATGCATGATTATTCCAGACCATTATTATCTGGTAATGGTACATTCAAAAAAATTTTAGAAAATATTCATCTTTTAATAAATTCAAAAGAAGAAGTGAGTATTAGATACAATGTAAACAAATTAAATACGGACATAAGATCTTTTATATCATTATTAAAAGGTGAAGAATTATTGGATAAAACATATTTATATTTTCAGCAAACTACAAAGTTTCAAAATTCTAGTGAAATTGATAATTATTATTTTTCTTCTTTGGAAGAGTATGCATTAGCATTGAGTAATATTTATAATGTACTTTATGAAAACAAGCTTCCAATTCCTAGATATTCGTCTTATGGAGTTAACTGTAAATTTGATTGTATAAACCATTTTCTTATTAATACTGATTTAGAACTAGTAAGATGCAGTTCTACAGAATCTAATGAAAGTTCAATGATTGGGAAGATTGTAAATGGCTTAATAGATGAAAATATTAATGTTACAAATGAAAAAATTGCCTATGATCCTTTTATTAAGGAAAAGTGTATAAATTGTAAAGTACTACCTTTCTGTAAAGGTGGTTGTTATTTATTGCAGAAAACTGGCAGAAATGAATGTATACCTGAAAAATATATCTTAGAAGATTATGTAAAACTTTTGTATAGAGAGGCTATTAGAGATGTATCGTCTAATGAAAGATAA